CAGTACACCGAATATTGCTGTCGGTGTTTGACATTCCTTTCAGGTACTGAAATCAGTTTTGCTTATTGCTcattgtttatatgtttttagtacagatttttgtttcttggtttttgAGAAATGGTGATTTATTGACACAATTTGCAGGGTTTATTGTGGAAGTCAGCTTTGGGGTTAATCCTTTTACAGGACAGGAAATATTCTTCTGTGATGATATTTGTATGATCCTCCAACACTGTGGCACTCAAAGGTTAGATGATAAAGTATTTTACAGTTTTCAATTTAAGTATCTATGTCACTATTTGTGCTTGGTGTCTGCTAAATGCATATATCCAACTGGTTTATAATGTTCATGATGTTTATCTCATCCTTCCGAAGAATTAAAGGCATGTATATATTGTGAGTTCAAACAGAAACAGGGAATAATATACACCAAATTCCATTAAACATTAAAGCTTCATAATGaacatcatccacaagaatattAGGGTAATAGTGTAATACGAACAAGAGCGATATGATGAGTGATACAATATTTGGTTTTAGGCATGAGGTGTTCGGACATATGGTCTGAAGGCCTCTCTATGACCTTTAATTGTATTCATACATCTTGGAAATGATTGTAACCAGACAGAATACTGCTGTCTGATTATTACTAATATATCTTTAAGACTCCAGCAACCATTTAGCAGCAGGTTTCTTTCGTAAAACTGCTTCCTGATAGCGACTATACAGTTGTGTTGCCCATAGTGGCCTCTTAGGCTAGAACTGTTGGGTGCCAGCTTTGAACTAGTGTCTGCTTCCAGGACTTTCAGTTTCTTCTGGAGCAGATAAACAGCAGTATAATGCCTCTGCAGCTTCACTACCTATAAACAGAAACCAGATTTAGTTAAGGCTGTAGCAAATAGCCTCTTCAGtgtaaaattttatttaatgCAAGAAAGATATTCTTTAGTGTTATCAGATTGTTTATCTCACCTTGGCTTGTGATGCTGCTCTGCAGTCGGATTCTTCTAGGAGCACCTCCCCTGTTTGACTCAATGACTGGATATTGGATGATATTGATGTTTTGCGTATGTCCTTTGATCTTAATTAAGGACATACTAATTGCCGACTATTTGTTTAAAGAACAACTATTGGTGATCCTGGGGATTCACTATTGGGGATCTGAAGAAAGGGATGTGGATAGTTATGTCCTTTGATTTTAGGACATTTGAAAACCATGGATATGAGGAACAAATATTGGTACTTCGGTTGACACGATGTTTGATCAGAGGAAGGAATATTGGTACTTATATTGACAAGATGATCTGAGGAATGAATATAGGTAGTAATGTTGACAGAGGAAGCTCCACCTCCAAGGAACTGCTTATGAGAAGAGACACCTTTATTTGCCTGGACTCGTCACAATCAGTGAAGGGTAGACTTCCGGATGGCATTTGAACCATATGCATTCGCCGGTCTCACTTTCAACCAAAAGTTCACTGGGGGACGCTGTGACACCAGCAATGCCTCCCCcactcccaaaaaaaaaaaaaaaaagagagagaaacaggTATAGACTAGTTGCAGCTGTCTTGAGTTGTAATTGAATGCCAAAACGATTAAGAAGTTTCCAAAGCCTCCAGTACAAGAAATGCAGAAAAGCTGCGATTGTATGCCAATCAACACAGCTGAGCATTTCATATAACCTGGAGATTTTTGAATCATTTGTAGGAGAATATCACCGACTGTAATAATGTAAGTTAAGACATTATTACTGAGGCCTCCTTTGATATTCTCCTATAAATAAAGGTTGATCAGCTACGCTGGAGCGTTGCTCCAACGGCTAATGCAGAATAATCGTTTACCGATCCATGTACTACTTCGGTGTTTATGTCACTGGTTACTCCTCTACCTCCATCAATAACTGTATGTAGGAACTGTGCGAGAGAAGAGTCAATACCTTCGTATGAAGATAGTAAATCATCCAACTCAATGAAATTATTGTCATGGGAAAAATCTCTCGGTCCTCCGTTTATTGATGGTAATGTATAATCGTAATCCTTTGGCAGAAATGAATCAAATTCTGATCCCAGATTTGCTCCTAGTTGAGAATATCCCTGAATTAACAAATGCAGAAAGAGTTAAGTTTGGATTCACTTCTTTTGTTGCAGCATATTTAGAAGTTCAAATAAAAAGTTGTTAAAAGAGCATGCTTATTCTCACCTCTGGAATCATATTTGCGGCTTGATTTGCAGAACTAGATGCGATGTTGCTAACTAATTCGTCGTTATCATTGGTTGAGATATTATTATTCTTCATAAGAGAAGGGTCCTCATCCTCAAATGGATATGTCCTCTTACGACATTCATCATTATGGATATTGGTGGTATTCATCGGTGACTGATGTAGCTGATGCAGTTGAGGTGGTGCAGGCGGATGAAAGAGTGAATCCAGATTTTCTGGGTCATCTAGTAGCTGTTTCATCACAAACAAGAAAGTGTGAGGTCACATTTTCATTATACTTTTGTGCTCCATATTGAAAATTTCATAGAAGAAATCAAAATGCAAGTTTGTTCTGACCTCTTCAATCATATCAGATGAATTGCTTCTATCAGGTTGACCTTCAACAGCGGTTGAAGGATCATTCTTATCTATACGACAAGGATCAGTTTGCGTGCCTTCAAATTCATGCGGATTGCCAATGTGAAGAATATCTTCCACCTCCTCTAAAGTCAGGTATTCCTCTTCTTCTGTAATCATACCACCACCAGTTTCATCATCATTTCCACTGGGAATTGGAACAATATTTACCAGCTCTTTCGATGCCCAGTTTTCTTCAGCTTGATTTTCAACATTGGAGGCCATACTGCAGCTACTGCTACCTCGATCACAGAATGGGGCATCCTTATCATAATCAGAGTTATCTGATTTGTACTTCAAGCAGCAGATAACAAAGTCCCCTATCTGCTTAGGAGGATCAGAATGTGCCTGAATGAGATAATACTCATGAATAACCCAGTTGCTCTTCTGGGATTTCGGCACTCCACGTTTGTAGAAGGTCAAGGTCCTCTTTCTCCCAATCACAGCTTTGGAGCCGGGGGCCTTGATTGCACGGTCCTTACCTGTGATCTTCCAAAACCCTTCCCATGTAGTCCTGTTGGAGCGAGTGCTGTTATTGTACTTGTAATCACGCGGAGTGAAGAAGTACCACTTTCCTTGACTGTCCCAAGACACTTCCCTTGcaaaccaaaagaagaaaaaaaaagaaaaatttcctGCCCAGACTTTCCGCCCTTGTGAACGCCCGTTCTGCAAAAATGCAAGACGTACAATAGAGTGTGAATGACTGTGAGTCAGATCATTAATAGTTGAAATTGATGGTGTTCTGGTTCGGAAGATGGTTTACCTGGTAACTCGTGAGGCTCGTGCTTGCACACATCGATTTCAGGGATGATGGTCGTGATCTGGGAGTCCTAATCCCattatgtcaaaaaaaaaataacaaaaagaaagCTAAATGGTTTCCTAATCCCATTATGATAAGGATTTAGAAGCCTTGCCTATATAAACTCGATCAGCtctttccttttcatttcaCCCTGCTCTGCATTTCTAATTTCTCTTTGACCTGaaacaaaccaaaagaaaaacccCAAATTGGCAAAAATCCCAAGCTGCGCAGAACTGAACGAAGAAGATCAGAGACGACGACGGCACAAGGCTAAACAAACAAGGGCttttcttccttgttttcgttcACATTCACTGTGTATAAtagtgaaaccctaatttccatttaTCACTATTTTCTGTATCGATCTTTCGTTGTTCTTGGTTAAATTCTTGAAagattccataaataaattcaatttcttgaTCATCATGATGAGTGTGGTTACTGTCTCTCCGATTTTGCATAATATCGATAACCTTGTTGGGTATCTCAAGAGGGGAAGAGGGTTAGATTGTGATTACAGTGACTTGGGATTCATAGATGAGAGGACAAAGAGGCCTAAGATAGGAGCTAATCTGGGAGTTCCAGAAGAGGCAAGATTTGCTTCTGATGAAATTTCCAGGTCTTGTGGTTTGAGACTTGGGTACATACCCAAGAGATTGGGGCTTAATGATGATGTAATCGATCGATTACACAACGAAAACACTAAAAACTTATTGTTGAACCATAAGAAACTTCATTTGGTTCTTGATCTAGACCACACCCTGCTGAATACCACCTTCCTTGATAATATGTCACCAGACGAAGAATATTTGAAGACCCAAACCCAATCTGATCATTCTCTGCAATATGTTCACATTGTGGACACTCCCAGTATGCAACTGATGACCAAGTTGAGGCCTTATATTAGGACGTTTTTAGTGCAAGCCAGTCAAATGTTTGAGATGTCCATATACACAATGGGTAATCGAGCCTATGCACTCGAAATGGCTAAGCTGCTTGACCCTGGAAATCAAATCTTTGGTGGTAGAGTCATATCGCGTAGTGATAGCACAGAAACAGATCGAAAGCGTCTAGATGTCCTGCTTGCAAGAGATTCTGCTGTTGTGATCCTTGATGATTCGAAAGATGTATGGACAACTGACAACCAGGACAATGTAATAGAAATGCCAAGATACCATTT
This portion of the Rosa chinensis cultivar Old Blush chromosome 1, RchiOBHm-V2, whole genome shotgun sequence genome encodes:
- the LOC121052968 gene encoding NAC domain-containing protein 12-like, translating into MCASTSLTSYQNGRSQGRKVWAGNFSFFFFFWFAREVSWDSQGKWYFFTPRDYKYNNSTRSNRTTWEGFWKITGKDRAIKAPGSKAVIGRKRTLTFYKRGVPKSQKSNWVIHEYYLIQAHSDPPKQIGDFVICCLKYKSDNSDYDKDAPFCDRGSSSCSMASNVENQAEENWASKELVNIVPIPSGNDDETGGGMITEEEEYLTLEEVEDILHIGNPHEFEGTQTDPCRIDKNDPSTAVEGQPDRSNSSDMIEELLDDPENLDSLFHPPAPPQLHQLHQSPMNTTNIHNDECRKRTYPFEDEDPSLMKNNNISTNDNDELVSNIASSSANQAANMIPEGYSQLGANLGSEFDSFLPKDYDYTLPSINGGPRDFSHDNNFIELDDLLSSYEGIDSSLAQFLHTVIDGGRGVTSDINTEVVHGSVNDYSALAVGATLQRS
- the LOC112201354 gene encoding RNA polymerase II C-terminal domain phosphatase-like 4 encodes the protein MMSVVTVSPILHNIDNLVGYLKRGRGLDCDYSDLGFIDERTKRPKIGANLGVPEEARFASDEISRSCGLRLGYIPKRLGLNDDVIDRLHNENTKNLLLNHKKLHLVLDLDHTLLNTTFLDNMSPDEEYLKTQTQSDHSLQYVHIVDTPSMQLMTKLRPYIRTFLVQASQMFEMSIYTMGNRAYALEMAKLLDPGNQIFGGRVISRSDSTETDRKRLDVLLARDSAVVILDDSKDVWTTDNQDNVIEMPRYHFFRSSCQKFGLSNGKPYSELKIDECDRFGGAYLANVLQLLKHIHTIFFNEVELQGWDLIDRDVRLVLKILKKEVLKGYRIVFSHVFPSNVQADTHPLWKMVEELGATCSTQVDPSVTHVVAANARTQKSCWAVKEGKFLVNPQWIHTTNFMWQRQPEDNFPCH